In Nicotiana tabacum cultivar K326 chromosome 11, ASM71507v2, whole genome shotgun sequence, a single window of DNA contains:
- the LOC107784284 gene encoding BAG family molecular chaperone regulator 1 produces the protein MMQMKTKTTGMPPMMNGSSDAGEKEWELRPSGMLVQKRNPDSENRPPPPTIRVRVKYHSIYHEINISSQATFGELKKMLTGPTGLHHQDQKLLYKDKERDNKLFLDIAGVKDKSKIVLMEDPISQEKRYLEMRKNAKVEKAAKTISEITLEVDRLAKQVSALESIISKGGRVVEKDLINLTELLMNQLVQLDGIIAEGDVKLQRKNQVRRVQKCVETLDVLKIKNSVTTSNVDHIEKDQSSPAHQHQRHSNKQATSPVQHEKSVKTKQQQPSKNSTSGSVVITTQWETFDSMPAPLLDHFSSPTTTPSTHAAAVQPRLSWDLL, from the exons ATGATGCAAATGAAGACGAAAACCACCGGAATGCCGCCGATGATGAACGGTAGCTCTGATGCGGGCGAGAAGGAGTGGGAGCTGAGGCCCAGTGGAATGCTGGTCCAGAAACGCAACCCGGATTCTGAAAACCGTCCTCCTCCACCTACTATTCGGGTCCGGGTCAAGTATCACTCTATTTACCACGAGATCAATATCAGTTCTCAAGCAACCTTTG GGGAACTGAAGAAGATGCTGACGGGGCCAACGGGGTTGCACCACCAAGATCAGAAATTACTGTATAAAGATAAAGAGAGAGACAATAAATTGTTTCTTGATATTGCTGGAGTGAAGGATAAGTCTAAAATTGTTCTAATGGAAGACCCAATTAGCCAAGAAAAACGGTACCTCGAGATGAGAAAGAATGCTAAAGTGGAGAAGGCTGCTAAAACAATATCAGAGATCACTTTGGAAGTCGATAGGCTGGCTAAACAG GTTTCTGCACTGGAATCTATAATTTCCAAAGGTGGGAGAGTTGTAGAAAAGGATTTGATAAATCTGACAGAGTTATTGATGAATCAGCTGGTTCAATTAGATGGCATTATTGCTGAAGGTGATGTGAAATTGCAGAGAAAAAATCAG GTGAGAAGAGTGCAGAAGTGTGTTGAAACATTAGATGTGTTGAAGATAAAAAATTCAGTTACAACCAGCAACGTCGATCACATTGAAAAAGACCAATCTTCCCCAGCTCACCAGCATCAAAGGCATTCCAATAAGCAAGCCACATCACCAGTTCAACACGAAAAATCGGTAAAAACCAAACAACAGCAGCCATCAAAGAACTCAACCTCAGGGTCTGTAGTTATAACGACGCAATGGGAAACGTTTGATTCCATGCCAGCGCCATTGCTGGACCATTTCTCATCACCTACAACCACACCAAGCACCCATGCTGCAGCTGTCCAACCGCGACTCAGTTGGGATTTGCTTTGA
- the LOC142165926 gene encoding uncharacterized protein LOC142165926, whose product MIHQQKYIKELLKKFNMDSSKSVDTPIDIVTKLDLNEEGKNVEQNLYRGMIGSPLYLTASMPGIMFSVGLCARFQVFMLTGKALLEQLTFYILALCHRGAKKQNSAALSTAEAQYMATTSCYAQLLPKSSRHQFYPLSKSKVKED is encoded by the exons ATGATTCATCAACAAAAGTACATCAAAGAGCTCTTGAAGAAATTCAACATGGATTCCTCAAAGTCAGTTGATACTCCTATTGACATTGTAACAAAGCTTGATCTGAATGAAGAAGGGAAAAATGTGGAACAAAACCTATACAGAGGAATGATTGGCTCACCTCTGTATCTTACTGCAAGCATGCCTGGCATTATGTTCAGTGTGGGTCTatgtgcaagatttcag GTTTTCATGTTgacaggaaaagcacttctggaaCAGCTCACTTTCTACATTCTTGCCTTGTGTCATAGGGGAGCAAAGAAGCAGAACTCAGCGGCCCTATCTACAGCTGAAGCACAATATATGGCAACAACATCATGTTATGCACAATT ACTTCCTAAATCAAGTAGGCATCAGTTCTATCCGTTATCAAAGTCAAAGGTCAAGGAGGATTAG